The DNA sequence TAGCGGCACGCTTAAAGGAGCTCATTGTAGAAACGTGCACCGGTCTATCCGTCGAAATTCAGGAAATGGAGATCATGCCAGACCACGTTCACCTCCTATTGGATATAGACCCACAATTCGGGGTTCACAAAGCAGTCAAACGCATCAAGGGAGTTTCTTCCCGCGTGCTGAGACAGGAGTTTAAGGAACTGACGACGAAGCTACCCACTCTTTGGTCGAATAGCTATTTCGTTTCCACAGTGGGTGGGGCACCGCTTGAAATGATTCAGCAATACATCCAAAGCCAAAAGACTTCACAACGCCAGTAAATGCAAAGCAATCATCAAGAAAGGAGGAGCACGTATGGCTAAAAGCAAAACAGCTTCATTCGTCGTAGAGCTGGGACTTGTTACACATCAAAATGAACAAGCAGTGCTGGATAAGCGTTTCAAAATTGCTGAAAAAATTTATAACAAGGTCTTGTACCATGCGCGGACGCAGCTAACAGAGTTGTATAAGAACCGTCGATACCAAGACGTGCTGGCAGAACGCCGCTTGTCCATCAAAGCAAACAACAAGAATCGTGTGACGGCGTGCAACAAGGAATTGCAAACGATCCAAAAGACCTTCGGTATGACGGAATACGCTTTGCATGCTTACATCGGACGGATGCGCGAGGCGTACAAGAAGCATATCGACAGCTTCACAGCACAAAAAATCGCTTCTACGGTCTGGACAAGTGTGTCCTCCCTTCTACATGGCAAAGGCAAAAAGGTACGTTTCAAAAAGTTCGGCCAGCTGGAATCGTTGGAGGGCAAGTCGAACGCTACGGGCATGCGCTTCAAAGGCGACCGTTTGGAGTGGAACGGGCTGGTTCTGCCCGTCACTATCCGTGCCAACGATTTATTTGTTCAGGAATCCCTTTCCTTGCACCGGGTGAAATACTGCCGCATCATACGCAAAGTGTTCAAGGGCGGCAATCAGTACTTCCTGCAACTGGTGCTGGAAGGCCTCCCGCCAGTGAAACGCAATAATAATACAGGTATGCCCCGCCGGCAACCCGCTCCGAATGCGGAAGTGGGCATTGACATCGGCACCTCTACGGTGGCGGTGGCAGGTGATGACGGCGTCATCTTGAAGGAATTGTTTCCAGAAGGAGCGTCCTATGACCATTCAATTCATCTTTTGCAACGAAAACTGGACCGGAGTCGCCGCGCAACCAACCCCGCCAACTTTAATGTCGACGGCACCGTCAAGCAGGGTGTCAAGTTGACTTGGGTACGGAGCAAGAACTACATGAAAATAAGGTTTCGCTTGAAGGACCTCTACCGCCGTCGGGCGGTGGCATTAAAAGAAGCCCACAACAAAACCGCCAATGCCATCCTGGCACTGGGTAATCAGGTTTATGTGGAGGACATGGATTTCCGTGCATTGATGAAGCGGGCTAAAGAAACGACCGTCAACAAGAACGGGCGGTTCAACCGCAAGAAACGCTATGGCAAGTCCATCGGCTATCATGCGCCGGCCATGTTGGTCGGCATCGTGAAGCAAAAAGCACCCCAAGAAGGGGGTGCGCTTTACGAGGTGGATACCTTTAAATTTCGTGCCAGCCAGTATAACCACGTAAACGATACGTATATCAAAAAGACACGTGATGAACGTACGACCTTTGTTGCCGGGCAGCTTGTCCAACGGGATCTGTACAGTGCATTCCTCCTGAAAAACAGCCAACCGACACGCAACGAGACTGACCGCACAAAATGTAGCGCGACGTTTGCTACCTTCATGGCGCACCACGACACCTGCATCCAGACGCTCTGCCAATCAACCGGACGCCAGTCCTGCAATTTCGGACTGCGAGATTTTCAATTAGCTTAACAAATGTAAAGAGCAACCAAAAGGTTCAGCTGTGAGCCTTCAACGCGAATGGTGCCATCGGGCGCCTTGTTGAGAAAGTCTAAGGGCTTTTGGGAATAGAACGGAAATAGAAAAACGACATCTCCACTTTTTTGGAAATATCGCCAGTACGGTCCGTGACGTCTCAACAGCCCTTGGAACCCCCTGGATTTATCCATGGGGAGCAGTCAGATAACCTACTTCGATAACGCCATTTTATCGATCGTTACGCATTAGCGAAAGAGTGCCCAGCACTTTTGAATGCTCTTTATTCCAAATCCCAAAAAAGTAAGGGTCGTCGGACAAAAAAGTCTTTTTGAAAATATTAGCAAACTCTTCTTCTGATTGAAAGGATGAGAAGGGCAGATAAGTCCAATCTGGCGGAGTAAGTCCTTTTTTGAAAATGTCGGTATAGAATAAGTGTGCATGGCTCTCTGATGCATGGATTAAATCGCAAGTGTTTCCTTCTATTATTGTTGCATTCAGTTCTCTAAAACAACTTTTTTTTAAACTTGGTCCGATAGGTTGCCCGTAGCAGTTATATTCCATTTTATCATCTCCTAAAAATTAATTTGTGAATCGGTATCCTATGCTTTTGCTCAAAAAGATTCAAAACTACGTCTATATAAATAGCCTTAAGAATTGAAGAAATTATATCATACTCCAATCATTATTATTTCCGAAGTATTCATCGTACCCTGAAATCAGAAATGAACAACATAGCACTTCCTTTTTGTTGCTTATTCTTTCCATTTACTCCGTCCAGATAGATTCTCTTTTATGATGCTAGTGTAACCCGTCACATAAGATTTAAGGTTCAATTACCTAGAGACACACAGAGAACGAGAAAAACCTTCTATTTTTTGTTACAATATAAAGATAGTATAATAAAATCACGTTAGGAGGAGTTATGATGTTTTTTGGTAAAGTAACTTTAAATAAGAGCAGAGCAATAGTGTATATTATCATGCTTATGGTTATAGTATTTTCAGTACAAATGAACAGGGGTTATGCAATGACGTCTGGGGAAATAGTAAGTAACTTTGTCATTCCCACTTTTATAATATTTTTTGGTTTATCTTGGAAAGGATTAAGTAACATAACGAAAGGAGTACTTATAGTTATTGGTAGCGTATGGTTCACATATATATCGTTGCACTATCTAGTAGGATTTCATAATCCCTATTGGGGAAATTAAAAAGAATATTTGGTTTGAAAGGTATGAAAAGGGAACACGAGAGCGTCGGCGAGTTCTAACCTCGTGGGCCATTTCCAATATTTTTCGATATTGAATCAAAAAGAACTCAAATATGATGTTGATCTAATTGTCTAGTTTACTGAGTGGTAACAACAATACGAATAACCCTACTCCAATATAGATATCATATCGTAGTAGGGTTATTTGCAGCGTTCAGCTGATTGTTTGGCACATATTTTCTTCTTTAGGTATTGTTGTTTACAAAAAATTTGATAGCATCAGTTTAACATTTAATGCAAACAACTCTCGCAAAAATCTAATATTGCAGATGAAATAGGGATGTTCCGATCAAATTTTTGGGTAGTATGAATAAGTCAGGTGTAAAAATAAAGTAATTGATTTATGAGTATGATGGGTGTATATTGGGAGTATAAGAGAGAGGTGCTCATATGGCTACAAAAGAAAGATTAAACGTTAATTTAGATTCTAAATTAAAGAAAGAAACTGCAGAAACATTAGAAGCTCTAGGCCTTGATTTTACAACTGCAATTAATATTTATTTCAAACAAATTGTGAGCAAACAAAAGATTCCCTTCGAAATTTCCGCTCCCAACTTTTATTCTACAGAAGAAGTCATGGGGAATGATTGGCGTGAAGGAATATCTGATATTGAGGATGAGTGGGAATGAGTTATAAAATAAGATTCACTCAGGCTTCAAAAAAAGATTTTTCAAAACTAGATAATAGCCAACAAATTCAAATTAGAAAATCAATTTTAAAGCTAGAAAATCAAGGAATGAACTGTGGTCAGCTGCTAAGTGGGAAGCTGTCAGATTGCAAGAAACTGAAGCATAAAAGACTGGGTTTAAGAATAATCTTTAAAGAATCAGAATTGGGTATCGAAATAATTGAGATTATAGCAATCGGAAAACGTGATGATAAAGAAGTTTACGATATCGCAGTAAAACGTCTTATGAGATAGTAAAATGTTGACAAAATAATAGGTGCATTTGACAATGAAAGCGTAGAAAATATGAGTGAATGCTACTCCAGTGCGAAGTACAGAATGACTATTTTTGCGAAAATAAGCACAATCCTTGAAACAAGCCTTGAACAATAAATTTCCCGGAAAGCCGGGGCGGCAGCTTCCACGAAATACGCAATGCACATGTCAAGGTGGTGGAACATCATGCCTTCCCCAAAACAGAATATCCGCAGTGACCGACCGTACAAAGTCGAGCTCATACAAAAAAACACCCGATATCAGCCTTTAACCAAAATTTGGTCAGGCTAGTATCGGGTGTTTGGATTGGTCATTTCATCTTTTAGAATTTCACGATCCAATGCTGGAAATTTGCGGGGCCAGAGACATCTTGGTGGGAGCATATTCGACTAAAGTGACTCTGATGTATCGAAAACTGTTCAATTCAGAGCACTGATAGTTAATCAAAGTATGTTAATTTTTGTCGAAATAAAGTGTGCCCGAAACTATCACATGTAAATGTTGATTTTATTGGATTCTACGTGTGGATTATAAGTGTCGAATAAATAATATAAATAAAATCGGAGATCAAATATACCGTCTTTTTGCCATTTCGAATAAAAAACTGCATGAACTCATTTCCATAAGAAAACAAGTTCATGCAGTTTTTTATTGAATAACTTCTACCGAATTGTCCTATTTGTTATATAGATTGTCGATAAACTATTTTAGTTTCTAAATCAACCGGTTTTGGCATAGATTTTCCTTCAATATTTGCTAGTAGCATTTCTGCAGCGATGTCTCCCATTTCTTCAATAGGCTGATGTATTGTTGTAATCTCAGGATTAGTGAGTGAAGCAATTGGGTTATCATCAAAACCTAGTACAGCAAGATCTTTAGGCACATCAATATCGAATTTTCTAGCCTCGCTTAATATTCCAGCTGCAACTTCATCCCCATTGGAAAAAACAGCGTCGGGTCTATCGGACAGTTCTATTGTGGCAATAGAACGAATGAATTCTCTACCGCCTTCTACCCCTAACGTTTCTTCAAAAAATAACTGCTCATCAAAAGTAAGGTTGTGTTCGTTGACTGCTTTTAAAAAGCCTTTAAAGCGATAATCATGGGGATTCATAACATTACCTGTACAGAAAGCAAGTTTTGAATAGCCTTTGCTGATCAGCAATTTGGTCCCTTCATAACTAGCCTTTTCCTCATCAATACGTATTATAGGAAGGTCTTCATCTCCGATATAGCGATTGCATAATACAATTTTACCTTCGCGCACTAATTGAATAATATTAGGAGTAGCAGTTTCCAGATTGGTTATGATGATTCCATCTAATTGCTTTTTCTGTATTAATTCGACATAAAATTGTTCTAGATTTGGCCTTCCTTGCGTTTGGAGAACCACTAGGTGATAGCCATGTTCCAAAGTTTTTTTTTCAATGGCATCGACCAGATACGCGAAAAAAGGATTTGTGATATATGAAATAATTACGCCAATCATCTTCGTTTTTTTCCCTCTTAACTGCTGGGCGACGTTGTTGGGGTAATAATTTAATTCTTCCATAGCTTTATAAATTTTTTTCTTTGTTTTCTCCGAAACATACGGATGATCATTTAAAGCGCGTGAGACCGTGGTCACAGATACCTTCGCTTTCTTTGCCACCTCTTCCATACTAGTCATGTTTTATCTCCTTGGTCTATATCTATAGTAAATCATACTCTAATTATAGTCTAAATCATTATTATATCAACAAATATTTTTTATGAAATCGATTGACATATGAAATCGATTGACATATACTCTAAACATCAAGTAAGCGCATACTTTGAGTTTTTTACCCGCTTCATATTTTTAATATGCTAATCAAAGGAGAATAACTATGAAAAAAAAAGTAATCAGTTTTGGTGCAGTTGCACTATTAGCAAGTACATTGTTAGTTGGGTGTGGCAATACTAGCTCAAACTCGACAGATGATAGTCGCACTGAGGTCAGTATGTTGATAGGTAAAGAAGAAATTGCCAAGCAATTAGATGAGACAATTGATAAATATAATACTTCTCAAGAAGAATATGAAGTAAAGATTATTCCTCTAGCAGGTCAAAATGCAACGGAGAAGATTACTTCTTTGTACGCTTCAAAAAATGCACCTGTATTAATGAATACTGGGGTTTATACCGAATTAGCTCAGTGGAAAGACAAATTCTTGGATTTATCAGATATGGATTTAGTACAGCATATTGATCAGAAATATTTAGATGCCGGCACTGTGGACGGTAAAGTAATTGGGATTCCAGCAACTATTGAAGCTTTTGGATTTCTTTATAATAAGGATGTTTTGGATGAAGCAGTTGGAGGGAATTTTGATCCAAATAGTGTGAAAAGCAGGGAAGATTTAGAAATTTTGATGGGAAAAATTGACCAACTAGATGAAAAAAGTGCGATTGAAGTCTCTCCTTTAGATTGGTCTTTAGGGGCTCATTACACAAATCTCTTTTTTACTAACCAATCCGAGGAACAAGGCGAACGTGCTAAATTTATGACAGACATGCAGGGCGGTATTGTTGGCCTTTCAGAAAATCAAGTGTTTCAAAATTGGGTTGATACATTTGATATGATGAAAACCTATAATTCTGCTGCAAAATCTCCACTTTCCGCAGATTATGATTCTGCTACGCTCGCATTAGCAAATGGTGATGTCGGATTATGGTTTATGGGAAATTGGGCTTATCCGCAATTAAAAGAAGCTAATCCAGATGCTAACATTGGTATTTTACCAGTTCCTTTATCGAATGAACCGAATGCCTATGGAAATACTCAAATATCAATTGGGGTCCCGCAAACATGGGGAATTGACGCAACCCAAGCGACTGAGGAACAACAAGCAGGTGCTAAAGATTTTCTAACCTGGTTATATGAGGACGAAGTTGGTCAAGATTACTATGTGAATAAAATGGGATTCATTCCAATTAATGACAATGCAAAAGTTGAGCCTACAAATGAGCTATCGAAACAAATTTTGCAATACTTGAAAGAAGACCGTTCATTGGAATGGATGAACGCACACTATCCACCAACTGCATTTCCTTCAATGGGAGCATCCTTACAAAAATATTTAGCTGATGACATTGATCGTACCGAGTTATCAAAAGAAATAGAAGACTATTGGAAGACAAGCGCTGAATAAGCGCTTGTCTCTCAACGTAGTTAGGGGGGTTATGAATGTATACTCAAAAAAAAATGAGTGAAAAATTGAGAATTTTTGGAATTTTCGCTGCAGTTCCTGTTTTTGTATTTCTTTCGGTAGTTATAATCCCATTTTTATTAGGATTATATATGACTATTACTGAGTCTACAGGGACAAATATTTCTACAGAATTTGTAGGATTAAAAAATTATGTTGATGCTTTTAAAGATCCAGGATTTTGGGATTCAATCATTCTTACCTTTAAATACACATTTTGGTCACTAATTTTAACTAATCTGATTGCGTTTATTCTAGCGTTAATGGTTACAAGCGGTTTTAAAGGTCAAAATTTTTTCAGAATGGGTTTTTTCACACCAAACTTAATTGGTGGAGTTATTTTAGGCTTTATCTGGCAGTTCATCTTCTCG is a window from the uncultured Trichococcus sp. genome containing:
- a CDS encoding ABC transporter substrate-binding protein encodes the protein MKKKVISFGAVALLASTLLVGCGNTSSNSTDDSRTEVSMLIGKEEIAKQLDETIDKYNTSQEEYEVKIIPLAGQNATEKITSLYASKNAPVLMNTGVYTELAQWKDKFLDLSDMDLVQHIDQKYLDAGTVDGKVIGIPATIEAFGFLYNKDVLDEAVGGNFDPNSVKSREDLEILMGKIDQLDEKSAIEVSPLDWSLGAHYTNLFFTNQSEEQGERAKFMTDMQGGIVGLSENQVFQNWVDTFDMMKTYNSAAKSPLSADYDSATLALANGDVGLWFMGNWAYPQLKEANPDANIGILPVPLSNEPNAYGNTQISIGVPQTWGIDATQATEEQQAGAKDFLTWLYEDEVGQDYYVNKMGFIPINDNAKVEPTNELSKQILQYLKEDRSLEWMNAHYPPTAFPSMGASLQKYLADDIDRTELSKEIEDYWKTSAE
- a CDS encoding LacI family DNA-binding transcriptional regulator, yielding MTSMEEVAKKAKVSVTTVSRALNDHPYVSEKTKKKIYKAMEELNYYPNNVAQQLRGKKTKMIGVIISYITNPFFAYLVDAIEKKTLEHGYHLVVLQTQGRPNLEQFYVELIQKKQLDGIIITNLETATPNIIQLVREGKIVLCNRYIGDEDLPIIRIDEEKASYEGTKLLISKGYSKLAFCTGNVMNPHDYRFKGFLKAVNEHNLTFDEQLFFEETLGVEGGREFIRSIATIELSDRPDAVFSNGDEVAAGILSEARKFDIDVPKDLAVLGFDDNPIASLTNPEITTIHQPIEEMGDIAAEMLLANIEGKSMPKPVDLETKIVYRQSI
- the tnpA gene encoding IS200/IS605 family transposase, which produces MENKKYKSNHNIVYSCTYHVVWCPKYRRKVLVGPVAARLKELIVETCTGLSVEIQEMEIMPDHVHLLLDIDPQFGVHKAVKRIKGVSSRVLRQEFKELTTKLPTLWSNSYFVSTVGGAPLEMIQQYIQSQKTSQRQ
- a CDS encoding transposase gives rise to the protein MAKSKTASFVVELGLVTHQNEQAVLDKRFKIAEKIYNKVLYHARTQLTELYKNRRYQDVLAERRLSIKANNKNRVTACNKELQTIQKTFGMTEYALHAYIGRMREAYKKHIDSFTAQKIASTVWTSVSSLLHGKGKKVRFKKFGQLESLEGKSNATGMRFKGDRLEWNGLVLPVTIRANDLFVQESLSLHRVKYCRIIRKVFKGGNQYFLQLVLEGLPPVKRNNNTGMPRRQPAPNAEVGIDIGTSTVAVAGDDGVILKELFPEGASYDHSIHLLQRKLDRSRRATNPANFNVDGTVKQGVKLTWVRSKNYMKIRFRLKDLYRRRAVALKEAHNKTANAILALGNQVYVEDMDFRALMKRAKETTVNKNGRFNRKKRYGKSIGYHAPAMLVGIVKQKAPQEGGALYEVDTFKFRASQYNHVNDTYIKKTRDERTTFVAGQLVQRDLYSAFLLKNSQPTRNETDRTKCSATFATFMAHHDTCIQTLCQSTGRQSCNFGLRDFQLA
- a CDS encoding type II toxin-antitoxin system RelB/DinJ family antitoxin; translation: MATKERLNVNLDSKLKKETAETLEALGLDFTTAINIYFKQIVSKQKIPFEISAPNFYSTEEVMGNDWREGISDIEDEWE
- a CDS encoding addiction module toxin RelE, yielding MSYKIRFTQASKKDFSKLDNSQQIQIRKSILKLENQGMNCGQLLSGKLSDCKKLKHKRLGLRIIFKESELGIEIIEIIAIGKRDDKEVYDIAVKRLMR